Within the Medicago truncatula cultivar Jemalong A17 chromosome 4, MtrunA17r5.0-ANR, whole genome shotgun sequence genome, the region AGCTGCTGTTtccatcataatcatcatcactaggTTGATCAAGTGCCAGTAATTCATCATTATATTTGACACTATCAATTCTCATCTTAGTCACTTTCCCTTGATCAGGTTCTTGTCCTTTCAAAAGACTAACAACTTGCTTCATGTTTGGTCGTTTCTCAGGCTCACTTTGCACACAAAGAGCAGCTACATTAACTGTCTGTTTAACTTGATTTTCATCAAAGTTTCCTCTGAGTTTTGGATCAACCATATCCCTAAACCTTCCTTTGGTTATCAAAGGCTCAGCCCATTCAGTTATTGTTCTCTTAAGCCCACCAGGTAACTTCTCTATGGGCTTTCTACCAGTTACTAGCTCTAATAGAAGAATTCCAAAACTATAGACATCACAGCTTTCAGAAACTTTTCCCCACATAGCATACTCAGGTGCTAAGTATCCTAAGGTACCCTTAACCCTGGTTGTCATGTGACTAACTCCTTCTGGTATTAGCTTTGCAAAACCAAAATCAGCAACTAGAGGCACAAAATCTGAATCAAGCAAAACATTACTTGCCTTGATGTCTCTATGAATGATGTGGGGTGTGACCTCATGGTGCAAGTACCTAGCAACAAAATAGTCAAATGCGACAATTATTTTATGACGGATGGAAGAATAATGTTTAATTAAGGCCAATTGGACACATATTTGAGGACGaaagattataatttttaacaTGATTTAATTTATCGTTTAAtgatcgaaaaaaaaaaatggatgggTGAAAGCTTACAAAATGCCTTCAGCAGAGCCAATTGCAATGCTCATTCTCTTTTGCCAGTTGAGTTGCACTTCACCAGCATATTGACCATGGAGATGAGAAAGCAGACTTAGATTTGGCATGTAATCATAGACAATAAGCCTTTGATCATCGCCAACACAATAGCCCCTTAGACCTAACAAATTTTTGTGCCTAACCCTTCCAAGCACTTCAACTTCTACAGCAAATTCCATCTCTGCCTTTGAGTTCATTGCTTTCAGTTTCTTCACTGCTATCTGTAATTTCCAATGAAAAGAGAGTTAATGGCAAAGACAAGGACTTTGTCACTTCATATTAAAGACATGTTCCGTGTCCGATATGTGTCAGTGGTTACGTTCACCGAttccattttctaaaattactaTCGatgtcaatgtcgtgtctacATCACCAAATTAATGTTctaatgatttttaattttttacctGTAGCCCATCACTGGTTCTTCCCCAATAGACACTCCCAAACCCACCTTCACCAAGCTTATAATCATCACTGAACCCGTTTGTAGCTGTATGCAACTCCTTGTATGTGAAAATTCTCCAAGAATTGTTAGCTACACCATATGATGTTGGCCTACATACATGCACAATTAAAACATTGATGATCATGCTAAATTAATGAGATCTaataatcaatcaattaaatagCATAGCAtttgattaaaatgaaaataaataattagaaaaagagAGGTGGATTAAGTATACATACACTTCATCAACCTTCTCTGAGCCACAACAACTCAAGGAAGATCCCATAATTGGTAGTACTATGTTACtatgttgttatgttatgtgATATATTGAAGTGTAGAACAACTTTAAGGAACATGTCtccaaatgaaatattttcttttaaagaaaGAATGGTAACTGGTCATCACAAAAATATCTCACTTTCAAATGCCGGCAAAGCCAATCGACCTTGGCCGGCTAACTAAACTTGTCACATCGAATTTGCTTCAACACTATAGCATAGCCAAAGGGTCATAATAATATGTATAGtactaatataatatatatatgcttTTTAAAACCATAGATAGATTGGTAGACATAAGTGCTAATATGCCATTAATATTCCTTTCTCAGCCCTTGGCCTCGAATTTGTCTACAAGGACCTAACCTACCAAATTGTCTTGAACAAAAATCCCATATTTTTCCTCTtcaaatatttggatttaaaattttgcatttttattttggtttatgttttattacacattgagtaaaaaaaataaaaagttgtaacGACCCACTCATATAgtgcaaaattaaattaatgattaattattttaaggaGGGCTAGCAACACAATCTTTAGCACGGAATATCTAACACGCTAACTTTTATCTGTTAAAATTCATGACGTAGGCCACGCCAAAATCATAGGATCCCATAATGAAATtggaggcctaactcatccttaaaaaccgattcaacaaataaaaaaatgtgtttgttAGAACGTGTGTTGGATCATTTAAGatattttacaatataattTTGAAACCTCACTAGCTTTACACAAGGTTTGTAAGCCAGCTCAACCCTTGATAGCAAATGTATATGCTGTCATTCTAATTTTGtcactattttttgttttgttgtgtgcATAAATTCTTAGCTTCTCTAGTTGATAGGTAGGGATGTTCAACTTATCAAAGTAATGTTATTCGGACACAAATATGGGACATCAAATTGTTCATCATATTTGGTTACCATTATTGCTGAATGAAAACACTAACTATAATTGTGTACTTGTATTCACTTTAGTAGCAaacttttgaactttttttttcttttttttttttctaataattataGGTAATTTTGAAGTTCACGGTCATGTAATTCTGTAAAGTTTTGGGATTTGCTCACAAGTCATTCGTTAACGGCATATTGCAAAagctaaaattaaaaattgagacACTTGAAGCATGCCATGCCAATTGGACAAATGACAGGTTCTAGATGTTGAATATTTCTCTCGGAAAAAAAAGATGTGAATATTTCAACTTGAAACTGAATAgaccataaaaattaaaatattagttaATTTGATGTGATGATGTATTTCTCTACTTCAAAAAAAGATTGATGTCATTTTTGTTATATCACGGCTGCGAAacgattttaattaaaacttagACATATATGGTGGCacatactccatccgtttcaaaatataagcaaaataaaaagttcattcatttaatgatgtatgtggttcataatatggatcacatacatcattaaatgaatgaacctaaaaagtgatttttgcttatattttgagacggaaTGAGTATAGTTAATTCGAATAAGAAACTCAAATGCTTTAAATAAGTAgtaaaaaatttctttcaaaaaaagtggtgaaaaatttaattcttcaaatagtgataaaagAACATAGCTGAAGTCCATGTGAAGTCAAGCGGTaggaacaatgtataatatatgtaggggtcgAAGTCAAGTGGtatgaacaatatataatatatgcaggggtcgaagttcgaacctcgaacatttcacttattcaccttaaaagatgaatttctaGCCACCAACTGAAAAACCGAGTTATTTATAAGGGTAAAAAACTTATgtaactaaataaataatttatttttccaaaacTCTCATGTCGATTTTATTTAGAGCAAATGAATAAGATCGCTCATGCTTTAATACGGATAGTCACATCTCACGCTGTATTACCCAACCGGGCCGTTCCCGAGTAATTGGAGGCTCGGCTCTCATATAAAAATAGGcatctaataaaataaaaatataattttttttaaaagagcaattatcaatttaaattaaaaataagatccgtaaagataaaaaaaaaaaagtcattattgtaactcacacaaaaaaattgatattctaatcaataatataaaaatacaacttcaaaCGAATATCATTATCAATTTTCTAGGGTGTTATTTTCCTTAATTTGtacaaaggaaaaaataaaatatttataatgtttttttagaaaataattataatgtttttcctttcaaatgaaaaattataatatttgttgttagTGCTTTATAATTTTATACGATAAGTATGAGGCaaaaattataagaagaaaacaatgatattgtgcttttatttttaaatatataatccaATATATTAAGGACAATTTGGTTGAATTGGAGAGAAGATTGAGGAGCCTGAAATCCACAATAAATTATGTCCAAACCAAAAAGGCCTCtcatactaaaaataattaattaaagaaaaacgGATCCGGGGTAAATTAAAgagtaaaaaaggaaaaaaaaaagtactaatttaaaaaatacctACATTCAGAGTGACGAACCCAGGACTTGGATACCACCAGTTCGTGCTGCTACCGCTTGGCCATTTCAGTTtgacttatttatttgttacgccatttgtatatattaaataattacacgtattatatttttaaaaaataatatttaggcCCCCAAATTTTGGAGGCTCGGCTCGCTAGAGCTGCTTGCGCCCCCTCGGGGCTGGCCCTGTTACCCAATTGATATATAATGAAATGCTACCTAAAAAAACTCAAGAAATAACtatttttatgcaattttgtttcGATATTCATATATCAATTAACTTAATGGATCTTAATCTTGGAAACTCAACAAACAAAGTTCAAATCATTCAAAGaatgttataaaatgataatTAGTATCACTCATtaataaaatacttaaatatcTTTTTAATCTCCTATCTTAATTTCTGGCTTCATATtgccctaacaaaaaaaaaagttcatattgATCCTTCCTTTAGTTAAAAATTGcagattttgtagttttttgaAATGAATATTGCATTATAGGAAAATTaactttgaatttttcattTCCGACGAAACTCTAAACTTGAATTTCCAATTATTTTTCCGCCACTGTGACATGGTCCAATCGGGTAAAATCCAAGCAAATAGTAGTAAGAGAATTTGACTTTATACTCCTATCCTATGATTGTACCTTTACCGCAAAACAcataaactaaacaaaacaTTCTTCAttctaacaaattaaaaaataatagtaatcgaaattaaaaaaaaaatccaatgtAAGTATTCATACCGAAAGTTTTGTTTTAAGAAAGATCTGATGAAAAAGATTGACTTTTTACGTTTTAATGATAGAAAAAATTCATTTCTAGATCGGATATTCACATTaatcctaaataaaaaaattaacttcaagTAAAATCCGATCTAgacaaaaatgtaaaattttactTCGAGTTCAATTCTCAACACTAAAATACATCTAAATGGCCAGATTTATCTTGCATTTTTAGCAACACAAAGTGACTATTTTTCTAAGAATTCTGCTCCAGCAGATTTTGCTCGCCAAGCTGAAATACTGGAAATATTCTAGCGTTAGTTAAGTAACATAAATGTTAATTTCTGCGTTACCTAACAAACGCAGCGTGACTTAAATCACGCAAGTGTTAATTgttgcatgagttaactcacgcggaTTTTAAAAgctgtgtgagttaactcacgctagttcaAATTCTTGAGAGCAACTATCATGCATGCTATCAGCGGCTACCATTCCTCAGCTAGTTCAATTCTTGATTTCTTCGTCGATGAATTCAATTCAACCTTCGTAGATCAATTCAATTCAACCTccaaaaatttaattcaattcacccctttcatttttctcttctttctacACCCCTTTCATTTAATTCAATTCGTTAATTAACTTTGTTAAATTGCAATAAAAAGGGTGATTTTAATCTCCAATGCTGGATGCAATAATATGAATAACAATTTGCCAAAATTGCATCTCCAATGCTGGTGCTGCTGGAGgtaattttttgttctttttggctTCGACCCTTACCTCTCACTAAGTATGCTATTGCTAGCTGCGGCCAAGAATTGAACtggcgtgagttaagtcacgtcgGGGTTTGGTCATTTCAGTTGGGCGCGAGTGTTTTGTGCTGGGTAAAGAGCAAGATTctttttctaaaattgcataaaaATGGGTCCAACTTTAAACAAGTCAAGAAAATTACTTTTCTGACATTCAAAACGTCATATTGACAcataaaaatgacatttttatctccagcggtagttaactaccgtttcAAATatacaacacaaaaaaaaaaattgctcgaGCTGTAGTTAACCTTTATATACTCAATCTTTTTCCATTTTCTCTTACCTCTACatgttcatcttcttcctccacAACTTTGTCTTTTTTCTTGCCTTTAGTATTCACACATCAAGTTCTTCAATAAGATTATGcgcattatattattattattttgcacACGACAACAACatccaataataattaataaggccgaaattttatcattttggggataaagaaacaagaaaataaaagagagatttTTGAAGAACCACATCCATATTTACATATAGATGAGGATTTGGTGTACATTgcattgatttgaaatttgaaaatggaaacaagaaaaagataatCAAAGGATGAATTTGAGACTACACACAACCAAAAGTGAGGAATGTAAAAAAGAAACTTCTATGTTTGAATTTGggtaaaattagtttttatttccTCCATAGATGAAGCTGCTACTACTTGTCTTTCACCACCCAATCTTGATACGTGAATGGCAGGGAAGAGGGGTGAGGGAACCGACATTGAAGGAGGGAGACAAACAGGTGAGACTCATGAGAGTAAAGGGGAAACATTGAGTGCAGGAACATGAAGGTGACAATGTCGGTACATGGAGGTTTAACATTGTGTATGGACCACGTAGTAAACCACCGctcaagcatttttttttttttttttctgtatacttggaacggtagttaactaccgtcggATAAatccaacggtagttaactactacTGGggataaaaacatcatttcaatGTGTCAATATGAAGTTTTAAATGTCAAAAAAGCATTTTCACATGCCAATTATGCTGCGAAAAAATGACCGGACTTTTTGATCTTGAATTAATGACCCAACTTAGTTTAAAACATTGGTCTGTATCTCTGGAGTTGAGAAGAAATCAATAGTTATACTTATCTTCGTATGGGAGTTAATTTTTAGacaatttttgtcattttgtggATGGTTTGACAAGGTGGGGGAAAACACTCTTCAAAACACAGTAAAAAACCCTTCtaaacctctttttttttttctttttttctttctttccagatTATATAACAGGAATAGAGTGCACGAGAAGGTTGGAGGGTTGGAAAAGAAACAATCAAAATATTGTTGTCAATgggcttgtgtctttgtctaaTTAGGCTGGGCCCAAAGTGGAGCATAAAAAAAGGCCATTACTTTTACCACCCTAGGAGTTTCTCGCATGCTCTATTCGgaatctaaattttaaaatgtttcaacgtatttttgaaattttttatgggGTGTTTATGTCGTTCAGATTCTATAATCCAAATTATATAAGGCACAGGAAAAACTCATAGGGTGTAAAAAGAAGTCACCTAAAAAAATACTTAAGATTTGTGGGTGCCCCCAAAGTTTACGTATATACTAGGAATTCAACCCGTGCGTTgatacaataataaaaaatacggttcaataataaaaaattatttcattgacTAAAAACCGGTAATCTTGATACAATgcacttataattttttcatttaagtgCACTCAATTTTGGATGTGATTGTCTTTAGAGGTTTTGTCtctttttctcttatatttattGCAAATCCAATTCATGTGTTGATACAAtgatttcttttatatttttatctctAACTTTTATTTAGTATTGGTCTCGTTTTTTTTAGTCTATTGATTGGTTGaccattttcttatttatttaattcttattttttggtttgttaaaGTCAATGGGATAATAAGCAATTAAAAACACTTGTAACTCatcaatttattaatttaaattataaaataaaaaagaattcaGTCTAACCAAtactaaaaagttaatcaatatTTATTAACTCTCCGGCAGCgacgccaaaaacttgatgtgtgAAATCTGCAAGTACACGGTTTTatcaaagtagtaaaaatatcattcCACAGAGAGTTATTGTAATTATTGATTTTCTTTCTAAAAGTAATTAGTTGAAAAGTTTAAGGTTTAGAAGTTTAGCAAATTTAGTgtttgtaaaataataaaaagcgtCTCGAAATTATTGGCTCATGATAATGACAAATCATTTACAATCAAAAcctatatttttctcttaagtTAAATCTGTTACACTAAAGTGTAACAAAATTTACTTTCATTTCTTTGATAAATGTCTgtatatactaattttttttacaatataatttttttttattaaattaattattggcTTGGAACgatattttgtttaaaactacACACAATAATATTTTAAGTAGTTTTAATTCttgttgtcaaaaaaataagtaGTTTTAATTCTTAAATCTGAAAAtcctccttcaaaaataaactCTTAAAAGCCACTTGTAAATTCCACCAAGAGTTGCATCGGTTGTCATTTAATGACCATTTTGTGGAGATAAACCAAACCTTTtaaatactctctccgtcccaaattatatgtcgctttggaaaaaaattgtcccaaattatatgtcgctttacaataccaatgaaatattaatgttatttttcctattatatctttaactattaattactctctcttctttcaattatttcatttatcttttccataccatttattatggataattttgtaaaacaattcataatttctcttccccacacaatattaattacatttcttaatacgtgtgaaatgaccaaaacgtcatacaatttgggacggagggagtattaaattGTAAAAGCAAcggtttttttttactcaaagaAGACAATGCATGGGTCCAATCATATGAAACCTTTTAAATATACATACatttacatatttaatttaaagcaTCAGTTTTTTGTTGCTGAAGTTATATAATTAGACATTGAATTGGTTTAAAAATAGTGAAAGAACTCTTTGTAGAGTGGCAAAAGTTTCAATCAATAGAGAATGAGAAATTGAAGCTCATTTAGATATGCCACATCATCAAACTCTTGTATAAGAGTAGTTCAAGTTTCAAAttcaaagatatatatatttttattgattcgACAGCTTCATTAATACATGAATAAgttccaaataaaaaattaggggTCTATGAAAGATATTATTTAAGtgttacatatattttcaactatataaaaatttgtaatacaaattcaataaatttgaataGAATTGATGCTAATATTTGGATCAAAGACCTATGCTTACATGGGCTGCCAATTTTCAGATGCTTCAATAGTATCAAGGATgcaacaaaacaagaaaaagaaaatggaagtCTCCTTTATCATCTTCTCATCATTCCCGTGGAAAAAATAGCCATATATAAACgcataaaaaaatacaacaaaaaatgaagcttaaaaaaattagattaacaaACATTGCATAAATAAACAAACGTGAGTAGAGTAATATATACTCACTTCCATACAAAAATGTgaattgttcaatttttcctACCTTCACTTGCACAATGGGATCGTTATAGTCTTCTTGTACTATCCACAAAATGATGTTATGTGTTTATCTTTTCTCACTAAGAAAATAACAACATCAGAATACTTAAAACATGGGTAGTTGTCCTTTGAATAtactttgatattttgaaacttACTTGTGATCTACTTGTTACCATTGCTTGGTACACAATAGCCATATTTCTCAATGAAGAAGTTGATAAATTTGGGAAAGTAAGGAGTACACATAAAATGGATGTAGTTGTAAAATATGGAGAAACGCATGGGATTTTGCAAACTtaaataagatattttctaagaatttatttatttctcaaaacgttttttcttccatattgTACAATACCATATTAATGCCATTTTGTGGGTTTTATCTCTGGTGTGGGTTTTATCGCTGGTAGTATTGaattacacaaaccaagacaatcaataaatgatactacttttgatacaattgttattacttttactataatgaccttgttaatttaatattttatttcatatgtttctctttccacaataaatatttaagggtaatattgataaaacaacatttaatgatgtattgaactttgaaagtgacagttaaattggaacaaaaaatttctctaaaagtgacaattaaaaaggaacggagatAGTATTGAATTACGGTTGTTAAGCTTCAATCATCATTCAAGAATAAAGATATggctccctaaaaaaaaatatggcaatGACAATGTATTTTATGAGAGAAATTGTGCatattttttgagtaaaaaaaagcTATATTATAACATTTTTGGGTGCTTAAATATTAATGAAGATAAAAGGATAAAAGAAACTTGTCTCACCTCTGGAACAGAAAGCTATCGAATCATAAGAAGGACTTCATCTGTGTTTGTGTTTGATGAGCTTGTTAGTATAGATGATTAACACAACCGTGTGAGAATGGGTGAATATATAAATGGAACAACAAAATATTTGGTTATCAAACTggttaaataaatatatgaattgAAAAGGTGCTCTATAACCTTGTTTAGAAATGAAAGGTGTCGATCTTGAATACAAAATGAACTGTATAATTTATATATCTTCTCTAAtttacataacaaaaaaaaaagtgctaaAGCTTCCATCCATGTAATTAAAACCTTAAATGAGTGGTGTTGATCATGAATACAAAGTTAACTTAATCTGTATATCTTCTCtgatttacataaaaaaacgttttaaaaaaagttttggagCTTCCTAAAGTTGAAATATATTAATGCAtcggtttttgttttaaaattaatttgtatcaTGGTTTCAATAGAGAGAGTGGcaaggttttaattttttttttttgttggtaagaCAAGGTTTTAATTAATACTGATATAGTGGAGataataaataatgaattttaGA harbors:
- the LOC11440789 gene encoding PTI1-like tyrosine-protein kinase At3g15890, whose protein sequence is MGSSLSCCGSEKVDEVPTSYGVANNSWRIFTYKELHTATNGFSDDYKLGEGGFGSVYWGRTSDGLQIAVKKLKAMNSKAEMEFAVEVEVLGRVRHKNLLGLRGYCVGDDQRLIVYDYMPNLSLLSHLHGQYAGEVQLNWQKRMSIAIGSAEGILYLHHEVTPHIIHRDIKASNVLLDSDFVPLVADFGFAKLIPEGVSHMTTRVKGTLGYLAPEYAMWGKVSESCDVYSFGILLLELVTGRKPIEKLPGGLKRTITEWAEPLITKGRFRDMVDPKLRGNFDENQVKQTVNVAALCVQSEPEKRPNMKQVVSLLKGQEPDQGKVTKMRIDSVKYNDELLALDQPSDDDYDGNSSYGVFSAIDVQKMKDPYKKIG